In the genome of Criblamydia sequanensis CRIB-18, one region contains:
- a CDS encoding DMT family protein, translating to MLTIILLTISNIFMTFAWYGHLKYRDTPLALAILVSWGIAFFEYCFLVPANRFGSYQFSTTQLKTIQEIITLVVFCFFSYFYFDEGVKTNQIIGFIFIVLAAYFIFKA from the coding sequence GTGCTAACCATTATTTTGTTAACCATATCGAATATTTTTATGACATTTGCCTGGTACGGGCATTTGAAATATCGAGATACCCCTCTCGCTCTTGCTATTTTAGTAAGCTGGGGGATTGCTTTTTTTGAGTACTGTTTCCTTGTGCCGGCAAATAGATTCGGCAGTTATCAATTTTCAACCACCCAATTAAAAACCATCCAGGAAATTATTACCTTGGTGGTGTTTTGTTTTTTTTCGTACTTTTATTTCGATGAGGGTGTGAAAACAAATCAAATCATAGGGTTTATTTTTATAGTTTT
- a CDS encoding carbohydrate porin, with product MNPIFSFFLASFVCFFLQLSFLKADDTLVSHGISGNPGATNILTGTGELGKKLHIPESSGFRLGGLWIGDCNDLISGGNGTHHNRRWTCNSLFILDLFVDLEKAAGWKNTYFGAEFLQFNGQPTNEDAGVVQGYNGLPGEPPLNRSELYQIWILKRFWNDRFSVRIGKTVPIYHFNNVTKPVPVANPALSIASVTGLIYTPIFVNTTLLGLIGGYYNSVYGVTATITPIKEAYINIGFYDGNVARGVQTGLTGPHFNGYYFSIIEGGYGWGAPKPGILAIGAWHQSGVLKAGLLREVGTGGLYAFGSQALWISGAGSKNKQNISGFFQLGWNNSRTRPMNRFAGLGLTGFGFTPNRPNDSFGIGVACSKLNTHTFKRASEIMFQGYYQAAVYKSVYFQPVCSYIPNPGAHPNKSNVWALTGRMTALF from the coding sequence ATGAACCCCATTTTTTCTTTTTTCCTAGCTTCTTTTGTCTGCTTTTTCCTCCAGCTATCCTTTTTAAAAGCTGACGATACCTTGGTAAGCCACGGGATTAGTGGAAATCCGGGGGCTACAAATATTTTAACGGGGACAGGAGAGCTTGGCAAGAAGCTGCATATTCCGGAAAGTTCAGGGTTTAGACTCGGGGGGCTTTGGATCGGTGATTGCAACGACCTAATTAGCGGGGGCAATGGCACTCATCATAATCGACGATGGACTTGCAATAGCCTTTTTATCCTCGATTTGTTTGTAGATCTAGAAAAAGCTGCCGGATGGAAGAATACTTATTTCGGGGCTGAATTTCTTCAATTTAACGGACAGCCGACAAATGAGGATGCAGGGGTTGTGCAAGGGTATAATGGGCTACCCGGAGAACCGCCTCTTAATCGATCAGAACTTTACCAAATTTGGATTCTTAAGAGATTTTGGAATGATAGATTTAGTGTTCGAATCGGTAAAACAGTTCCTATTTATCATTTCAATAACGTAACAAAACCGGTTCCGGTCGCTAACCCGGCTCTTTCGATCGCATCTGTCACAGGCCTTATTTATACGCCTATTTTTGTGAATACCACGTTACTCGGATTAATAGGCGGCTATTATAATTCAGTTTATGGCGTCACAGCGACCATTACACCCATTAAAGAAGCCTATATCAACATAGGTTTTTATGATGGCAATGTGGCAAGAGGGGTGCAAACAGGGCTTACAGGTCCTCATTTTAATGGTTATTACTTTTCAATCATTGAGGGAGGTTACGGGTGGGGCGCGCCAAAACCTGGAATCCTAGCCATAGGCGCATGGCATCAAAGCGGTGTTTTAAAAGCCGGACTCTTACGTGAAGTTGGAACCGGAGGATTATATGCTTTTGGATCGCAAGCGCTTTGGATAAGCGGCGCCGGGTCTAAGAATAAACAAAACATTTCAGGTTTTTTTCAATTAGGTTGGAATAACTCCAGGACAAGACCCATGAATCGTTTCGCAGGTCTTGGATTGACAGGGTTTGGCTTTACCCCTAACCGGCCGAACGATTCTTTTGGCATTGGTGTTGCCTGCTCAAAGCTTAATACGCATACGTTTAAAAGAGCCTCTGAGATCATGTTTCAAGGTTACTACCAAGCGGCTGTCTATAAATCGGTTTATTTCCAGCCCGTATGCAGCTACATTCCGAATCCGGGGGCGCATCCTAATAAATCCAATGTATGGGCTCTAACCGGCAGAATGACGGCCCTATTCTAG